Sequence from the Methanosarcina siciliae T4/M genome:
CAGATGTTATTCAAATAAATACTAGCCAGGAATGGGGTATCGGCATCGCAAATGATGAAGATATAAATGTAAAATTAGTTGATACGCGTTCAAAGGAAGTACTTCCCAAATATAGAATTGGCTTCTCACCAGAGTCTTCTGCCAGTTCACCTGAAGATGATGTGTCTGAGGACAATGTACCTGAAGATGATGTGTCCTTGAGATTATAGACGATACAGTAGTTCCACAGGAGGACTTCATCAGCAGTTTTAAGATGCTTGGAGCTCACATAAATATCAATATCATGGACATACGTATATCAGGATGGTAACAACAGGATGGTAACTTCTCGGTTGAAGGTCGGAGATGAAGCATTTGATCCCCGGGGAGATTATAATTTGTCGGTGACCCGCAACCTCAATGGACATGATACGGATTCTTGGATTCTTCCAGACACCGATCGTTCTACGAGTTATTCTCCAAATTTAAAAGTACTCAGGAATGGTGATGCCATCCCTTAAATTCCGGGGCTATGGATCAGGATTCAATTGAAGATTATTTACGGGATTATATTGATGAAAATGATAAGATCATACTGGAGGAAAATGAGGTTATTTTCCTGTTTGAACTGAAAATAACCGACATCCATATTTCTGCGGCCGATTCTTTTTCGGTTTCAGTTTTCAGATTTGATATAGTGAACATTTGGAAAATGAAGGCTTCTTATATTCTTAAAAATGGACATGCACTACCAAAGGTTTCTTTTCTCTTTAGTTTTGGATGGCTGTAAGTACTTATACTAGGTTAATACCCTGTTGCTTACAGCAGGCTTGCCAGTGCAACTTTGACTAAATCCCCGTTTCTACTTTTATCGCGGCTTTGTAGATGTTAACATATAGGTCTTCATCTTCAGGGGAGAGAGATAGGGTAACTGTGTAGGTGCCGTTGGTAATGTTGTAATCAGTACCTTTCTGGAGATTGACTTCTCTGGCTGAATTTTCGAAATATCTTTCCCAAGCTTCCTGGTTTCCCGTATAGACCGTGAGATTGGCCGAGGTTATGTTGAAAAATTGTTCTATCCCTGTAAGGTCGAAAAGGGGAGTAAAATATTCGGATGTAAGCCTTATGTCTTCAATGCTGTTGCTTGCCATGACCCTTTGGTTTCCATCAAGAGTTACAGCTCTTACGGAAAGATTTACCGAGCCCGTATCTCTTTCAAGCACTATTCCCGGGGACAATTTCATCATCGACCTACCGTTTCTGGATATTATGAGAGCTCCGTTTTCATAGCAATAAGTCTCGTCCACGTAATGGCTATTTGTCGGATGGTAAGTGACCGTACCTGTGTAAAAGAGACTTGTTCCGCTGTTATACTCGGTGGTTGCATTGTCTGTCGTGATAATTATAGAAAGCCCCGATATTTCATTATTTACAGCAAGGGTACCCCCTGTTGTTGTGCCGCCTATGAAGGGAACGTCACTTCCTCCTACCCGGATCGGACTGTTCAGGACAATTCTTGCATCAGGATTTATTTCAATCCCGGCAGCAAGAATATCAACATTAGATTTAAGTCTGGACATATCCTGCCAGACGTTTGACATGTGAGCGTATTCTGCGTCTTCTTTCCAGACAGGCACGTAATTGAGCTGAATTGTTGTCATCGTGGCAACTATTATTCCAAGCAGAAGGGCTGCGGCAACAGCGGAGGAAACTCCATATTCGGAACTGCAAAAAGAAGAGATTGTTTCAAAGAACCTATTTTTCATCTTTTTACCTTTTCCTGCTTTTTAATTTTTAACTTACATACAATGCCGTGTAATCCACATGGAGATTTGTGGTGCTTGCACCGGCGTTTCCCGTAGCAACCAGCTGTATTTTTAAGTTTTCGAGATCCGTGGTGTTATTTATATATGAGGATAGGTCCGTGGAGTAAGCTGTAAATGAGGTATGTTCAGGGAGATTCTGTTGTTGCCAGGTTCCTGAGCTTTCGTCCCATAACTTCAATTTTATTTGTTCACATGTGTTATTATTCCCGCTGTAGACGAGCTTCAGGGTCACAGAAGTAATATTTTCCCTCCATATGGCAGCACTTAATCCAAAATTAAATTCTTCATATGTGTTGTCGTTTTGACTTACAGGTGGATGGTAGCTGGTATACAATCCATCGTTTTCTTTCTGGACATGGAGGAGGATTGCTGAACCGCCTTCGGAAGTGTCAACTGCTGAGCCTTGAGGTGTATGCCAACCGGAATTCGCACTTTCTTTGGTGGAAAGCCGAAGGTTCTGAAACACTTTTCTGGAAGGCCTATCTATCAGGTATACGTTTATCTCATCTTCATCTTTTATATCTACATTCCATTCGCTGTCGGTATTGATCTCTATTCTATCCCCCAGTTCCCAGCTGCTTTTATTCCCGAGATTTGCATAAATCTGGGGCGAGGAATAAGTGTATCGGTTTCCATTGATGTTTATTGCAATTTCAAGGGCTTCGGTCTCGATAAATTCTCCCCCGTTATGTTCTAAGTAGATTGTATCGATTCGAGAATCTGTCCATTCTTTCACATGGGTGTGGGGTACGTCAGCAGCTCCATCATATGAAAATATGAAAACTGCAATTGAACTTATGAAGATTACCGCAATTGTCGTCATAAGAACTTCTCCCACAACATCCGAAACTGCAGTGCATTTTTTCATGAGTTCTTTTATACCAGGCAAAACCGATCCCTCTCTTTGAACTCTTTTTCTCTAACCCAGTTCTTTCATCATCATCTGTTTTTTTCAAAGATCACTCTATCTATATGGTAAGTTGGTCTATATATACACATTAGTCCCCATTTATCTCACAGTATTCAATTCTTTCTTTGAATTTTGAAAGTTTTTCTGCATTATGAATGTAATTGGTGATGTCATAGTATTCGATATCAAAATCATCGGTTTCTTTCGGCAAATTTGTGAGGTAAACCCATCGATCTGGCTAGTCCAGAGAGAAAAAGGATATGCTGAGGATGCTGAGCATGATAATTACTATACCTGTAAGGAGTACGACTCCCATTACTTCTGAAACCGCAGTTTCTTTTATAGTGCTTGTTCCGGGAGTTTTTTTGCATAAAAAAACCTTAAACGAACATTGTAAAAACTATGTAAGTAATTATCATCATACTGACGCTGTACTTCAGGCCCATATACACCGAACCCTGCCCCATCTTCCCGGCAATGAGCCCGGAAGTAAAGGCCTGGACAAGGGCTGAATGGTACATAAGCATCGTATACTCCTCTACGTTGAAGTAACCGTTTCCGATCCCTCCGTATCCCATCCCCTGAGAAGAGTTTTTAAATGAGGCACTTTCGGGGAAAAAGTACACTACCAGTATATAAACTATGAAAAGGAAGACAAAGAAAGTAACGTAGATGGTGACGACGTAGACGACTATTTCTGAAGAACGTTCTTCTTTTAACCTTTCTTCGCTCTTGACCTGTTCTGAGGTAATGGAGAGCACATTTTTAATGTCACTTGTGGATTCGTTTGCTTTTATGAGAGTATGGAGAATCCGGCTGGATGTTGCTGTCCTTATGTTATTTTCCAGTTTCATCAGGGCTCTTGAAGTTGAAGTTCCCCATGAGAGGTCTTCATTCAGCTTTTTTAGTTCTTTGCTGAGGATTCCCATCTTGGATTCTGCCATTATTTTTAGGGAATTCGAGAGCAAGATCCCTGAATCGTTCATGCTTGAGAGGTTTCTCAACAGGTCAGGCATTCTTTCATCGATCTTTCGCATCCTCCATGCCCTGATTTCGTAAAATATGATAAAGGGGATGAGTGCGATTACGATGAAGATGACCAGGTAATCGTCAATAGAGCTGATCAACTGGACGCTGCTGTCACTGATGTGTGCAAAATTAGGGTTCCAGTGGTAACTAAAATTAATACTGTCTTTAAGAGTTTTCGGAAGATGGGTAAGATAGTAAAGCCCGAGAGGAACCCCAAAAAAGAAGGTGTACCTGGGTTCGTTACGGATAGTTTTGTACGGGTTCAAAACAAGGTTCTTGATATTGTAAAGCTGCCTGTAAAGCTTTAACCTTTTGTCTCTCTTTTCCTCCTCTTCTTCACTGAGTTCAGAGCTGAGTTCCGGGATATCGTAAAGGTTTATGGGATACCCGGGAACACTGCCCTTTTCCGGACTCATGGAGAGTTCTCCCACTGTATCGAGAAGTACGATAAAGAGCAGGGTTGCAAGGGGTATTATGACATAAATCAGCATGTAAAGGATCTGGACTGAGGCCTGCCTGAAAAATTGCAGCACTACGAGGGTCGTCATTATGAATAACGGGCCTGCAACAAGCACGGTCACATAGACTTCTGCAAGGACGTCCAGTCTCTTTAACAGGTTGCGGTTTGCAAGCTCTGCCATTTCCTGATACTGCTCTGATTTATTCTTTATGTAATCGGTTATGGCTTCCCCGCTTGAAACGAGGATCAGGCCGTCAACAAAATCTTTGAACCGCTCAGAAGGGGTGCGTTCCTTTGCTTCTTTAAGGGCCGTTATAAAGTCCTTTCCCAGGTAGTCCATGTCCCGCACAATATAGGAGATTTCTTCCGCGCTTGTGCCAAAGATATGGGTATAACTGCTCAGGGACCTGAAAACATCATATATTGACATGCCTCCATTGGTAAGGGCATACATGTATGTTACCGCCGGCAGCATGGACTTATCTATACAGGCATGTCGGATATCTGCCTGGAGATAAGGGTAGATGTATATCATCCCAAAGACGATAAGAAAACTTATAACGAATACCAAAAGGGCGACTAATATCACAAGCAAGTAAAGGTATTCTTCTGCAAAGCCTGCTCTTGTGGAATCCACAAAAAGGTTGAGGCGAGAGAGTGGGTCTCCTAAAGTTTTCAGTCCCAGCCATAACCCGAAGATCCCTCCTATTATACCTGCGAAGAGCGAGTACATGAAGGCTGAAGCCAGGTACTGGTCCACTGACATTGGAATATGGGAGTGTCGTATCCTTACTTTGAGCTCCTGGAAACTTTCTTTATTTTTATAAAAAAAGTCTCCGAAAATCCTGTATGCCAGTTCGTCCGCTGAAGTGTAAGTCATGCTCCCCTCTTAAGCAATCATATCCTATATCATACTGCGCAGGGTATCGTTTTCTATAGCTTCCAGAACCATCTTCGGATAACTCTGATATGTCTGCACAACAAGAGATACCTGGATGTAGCTCCTCATATTTTTCTCATAGAGGTAAGTGAGGATCTTTCTCCGGTTCTCTATCTCACTTCTTAACTGGCCTGTATCCCATCCTCTGACATGCATGATCTCCTGCATGAGATATGAATCCCCAACTTTCAGGAAACTGTCTTCGGAAGGTTCCCAGTTGAAAAGCTCATTTATGCCCAGGTCTCCTGTTTCAGGGTCAACGTTAATGACTTCTACAAGGCTACTTGTCCTCCTTACCCTTTTTTCTTCGATGTACACCTGTTCCTGGATACATAGTACGTCAAGCGACTGGAGCATAAGCTGAGGTACATTTATGGGTTCGTGGGTAAGCCTGTTTATAACTGTCCGCACATCTCCTGCGTGCATTGTTGAGCTTGTTGCATGCCCTGTTGACATTGCCTGGAAAAGCGTAAGAGCTTCACTGCCTCTGACTTCACCTACAATGATGAAATCCGGGCGCTGTCTCAGGGCCGCTTTTAAAAGGTCAAACATGGAAACTTCCCCTGTAGCTTCCGAGGCAAAGCTTTCCCTTGCAATACCCGGGACCCAGTTGTTGTG
This genomic interval carries:
- a CDS encoding type IV pilin N-terminal domain-containing protein, which codes for MPGIKELMKKCTAVSDVVGEVLMTTIAVIFISSIAVFIFSYDGAADVPHTHVKEWTDSRIDTIYLEHNGGEFIETEALEIAININGNRYTYSSPQIYANLGNKSSWELGDRIEINTDSEWNVDIKDEDEINVYLIDRPSRKVFQNLRLSTKESANSGWHTPQGSAVDTSEGGSAILLHVQKENDGLYTSYHPPVSQNDNTYEEFNFGLSAAIWRENITSVTLKLVYSGNNNTCEQIKLKLWDESSGTWQQQNLPEHTSFTAYSTDLSSYINNTTDLENLKIQLVATGNAGASTTNLHVDYTALYVS
- a CDS encoding DUF7289 family protein yields the protein MKNRFFETISSFCSSEYGVSSAVAAALLLGIIVATMTTIQLNYVPVWKEDAEYAHMSNVWQDMSRLKSNVDILAAGIEINPDARIVLNSPIRVGGSDVPFIGGTTTGGTLAVNNEISGLSIIITTDNATTEYNSGTSLFYTGTVTYHPTNSHYVDETYCYENGALIISRNGRSMMKLSPGIVLERDTGSVNLSVRAVTLDGNQRVMASNSIEDIRLTSEYFTPLFDLTGIEQFFNITSANLTVYTGNQEAWERYFENSAREVNLQKGTDYNITNGTYTVTLSLSPEDEDLYVNIYKAAIKVETGI
- a CDS encoding type II secretion system F family protein, whose translation is MTYTSADELAYRIFGDFFYKNKESFQELKVRIRHSHIPMSVDQYLASAFMYSLFAGIIGGIFGLWLGLKTLGDPLSRLNLFVDSTRAGFAEEYLYLLVILVALLVFVISFLIVFGMIYIYPYLQADIRHACIDKSMLPAVTYMYALTNGGMSIYDVFRSLSSYTHIFGTSAEEISYIVRDMDYLGKDFITALKEAKERTPSERFKDFVDGLILVSSGEAITDYIKNKSEQYQEMAELANRNLLKRLDVLAEVYVTVLVAGPLFIMTTLVVLQFFRQASVQILYMLIYVIIPLATLLFIVLLDTVGELSMSPEKGSVPGYPINLYDIPELSSELSEEEEEKRDKRLKLYRQLYNIKNLVLNPYKTIRNEPRYTFFFGVPLGLYYLTHLPKTLKDSINFSYHWNPNFAHISDSSVQLISSIDDYLVIFIVIALIPFIIFYEIRAWRMRKIDERMPDLLRNLSSMNDSGILLSNSLKIMAESKMGILSKELKKLNEDLSWGTSTSRALMKLENNIRTATSSRILHTLIKANESTSDIKNVLSITSEQVKSEERLKEERSSEIVVYVVTIYVTFFVFLFIVYILVVYFFPESASFKNSSQGMGYGGIGNGYFNVEEYTMLMYHSALVQAFTSGLIAGKMGQGSVYMGLKYSVSMMIITYIVFTMFV
- a CDS encoding type IV pilin, which gives rise to MKETAVSEVMGVVLLTGIVIIMLSILSISFFSLD